One Hermetia illucens chromosome 4, iHerIll2.2.curated.20191125, whole genome shotgun sequence DNA segment encodes these proteins:
- the LOC119655994 gene encoding uncharacterized protein LOC119655994, with the protein MPQVFVYSGFNVLFTLTLWSVVSVPVLGSVEVVAQYPNDLQTFDDDNEGNNETLIIRKGYDTLEQAVFFKFYKNGQLTYIANGINVEQLGDTGCTPDDRFAFLLHGWRESCDVDWMKLLIAKLTAHRGGCIVCIDYGALAQEAYVRLLRKFGPLTDIMTNKLKYMYLQGLNPDKTFMFGFSFGGQLSTAIGNTFGPNQIKEIDTCDMAGPGFDFRVASLDHKDAAQNVQCIHTSRDKGTKNYDCHQDWRMGNCGASQDAADRPPMGSHGLCPYFYISAFDHPFFAVNQPRRCSSSRPASFWPEDFKMGYLETRKPMVSGELFAITSNTYPFNVLDKDINLDDISPGPQFIHQRGPRLRPVANIIKRARRLLRQRKNV; encoded by the exons ATGCCGCAGGTGTTTGTTTATAGTGGTTTTAACGTTCTATTCACGTTAACGTTGTGGAGCGTGGTATCGGTACCGGTATTGGGGTCAGTGGAAGTTGTTGCCCAATATCCGAATGACCTTCAAACATTTGATGATGATAACGAGGGTAATAATGAAACGCTAATTATACGTAAAGGCTACGATACTTTGGAGCAAGCCGTTTTCTTCAAGTTTTATAA AAACGGGCAATTAACGTATATAGCCAATGGTATTAACGTGGAGCAATTGGGTGACACTGGTTGCACACCAGATGATCGATTTGCTTTTTTACTACATGGCTGGAGAGAATCGTGTGATGTCGATTGGATGAAGCTGTTAATAGCAA AGTTAACAGCACATCGTGGAGGATGCATTGTTTGTATAGATTATGGAGCACTAGCACAAGAAGCATATGTACGCTTACTTAGAAAATTCGGTCCTTTAACAGATATTATGACAAACAAGCTGAAGTATATGTATCTTCAAGGACTAAATCCTGACAAAACATTCATGTTTGGATTCAGTTTTGGCGGTCAGCTTTCTACTGCAATTGGGAATACTTTTGGGCcaaatcaaataaaagaaattgatA CTTGTGATATGGCCGGTCCAGGATTTGATTTCAGAGTGGCCAGTCTTGATCATAAGGATGCTGCCCAAAATGTTCAATGTATTCACACATCTCGTGATAAAGGAACTAAAAACTACGACTGTCATCAAGACTGGCGGATGGGAAATTGTGGGGCGTCACAAGATGCAGCTGATAGACCCCCAATGGGATCTCATGGATTATGCCCTTATTTTTATATAAGCGCATTTGACCATCCATTCTTTGCTGTGAATCAGCCGAGAAGATGTTCATCTTCCAGACCAGCTTCATTTTGGCCAGAAGATTTTAAAATGGGATACTTAGAAACACGGAAGCC GATGGTTTCAGGAGAATTATTCGCTATTACAAGCAATACATATCCATTTAATGTATTAGATAAGGATATCAATCTGGATGATATTTCACCTGGACCGCAATTCATTCACCAAAGAGGCCCTAGATTGAGGCCGGtagcaaatattataaaaagaGCGAGACGTCTTCTACGTCAACGGAAAAATGTTTAA